From Cotesia glomerata isolate CgM1 linkage group LG2, MPM_Cglom_v2.3, whole genome shotgun sequence, a single genomic window includes:
- the LOC123258519 gene encoding popeye domain-containing protein 3-like isoform X3 — MWMHLHQKKCQEGISRDSQISATCLVILFICHICVNAQITDAAVPRISKDADTPQDILKASENIDHKCTNMTSVLNPDTGLSMVSHESGYPYPPTVPPSFLSGALTCQPYRGIYVNHIYFQLANAFFLLSHLAPSGIHGVLYLRCTLLIGCAFLALWGWTIVCWFDATMWNGLFVAINFVHVCTLLYRLRPIKFSREVEEVYAAVFQPLRVSRHQFKKVLNCMKAIKPLKYQQVYAQEKSTKVDSLSLVLSGKLVVSQNGRALHIVFPHQFLDSPEWFGVSTDEFFQVSITAMEDSRILLWHRDKLKLSIMTDQFLQAVFDHILGRDVVKKFMQVSETMAAGTHQHHGQNGQVVGLGGVGNLETDADTKLFVVKKSDNHGITALISRQLQAAGDPNAWRLGRIEETDHETPV; from the exons ATGTGGATGCATTTACACCAAAAAAAATGCCAAGAAGGCATCAGCAGAGACTCTCAAATCTCTGCAACctgtttagttattttatttatttgtcatatttGTGTTAATGCACAAATAACTGATGCCGCCGTACCCCGTATTTCCAAGGATGCCGATACACCGCAAGACATTCTCAAGGCATCGGAAAATATTGATCATAAATGTACTAACATGACTTCTGTCCTCAATcctg atacAGGTTTGTCGATGGTGAGCCATGAATCTGGGTATCCTTATCCACCAACAGTGCCTCCATCATTTTTAAGCGGAGCTCTCACTTGCCAGCCCTATCGTGGAATTTATGTTAATCACATCTACTTTCAGTTAGCAAAtgccttttttttattgtcgcATTTAGCTCCCAGTGGAATACACGGTGTATTATATTTGAGATGCACATTATTAATTGGTTGCGCATTTCTCGCATTATGGGGATGGACAATAGTTTGCTGGTTTGACGCCACTATGTGGAATGGTCTATTTGTAGCTATTAATTTTGTCCACGTTTGCACATTACTCTATCGTTTAAGAcctattaaattttcaagagAAGTTGAAGAG gttTATGCAGCAGTATTTCAACCGTTAAGAGTTTCAAGgcatcaatttaaaaaagtattaaattgtATGAAAGCCATCAAACCTTTAAAGTATCAACAAGTTTATGCACAAGAAAAATCTACTAAAGTAGATTCTTTATCTTTAGTACTTTCGGGAAa ACTAGTTGTATCACAAAATGGTAGAGCACTTCACATTGTCTTCCCTCATCAATTTCTTGATTCACCTGAATGGTTTGGAGTATCTACTGATGAATTCTTTcag GTATCAATAACGGCAATGGAAGATTCTAGAATATTACTTTGGCATagagataaattaaaattgagtaTAATGAcagatcaatttttacaagCAGTCTTTGATCATATATTAGGTAGAGatgttgtcaaaaaatttatgcaa gtAAGTGAAACAATGGCAGCGGGTACTCACCAACACCATGGGCAAAACGGGCAAGTTGTTGGACTAGGTGGAGTTGGAAATTTAGAAACTGATGCAGATACTAAATTATTTGTCGTTAAAAAGTCAGATAATCACGGAATTACAGCATTAATAAGTCGTCAACTTCaag ctGCTGGAGATCCAAATGCTTGGAGATTGGGAAGAATTGAAGAGACTGATCATGAAACACCTGTCTAA
- the LOC123258519 gene encoding popeye domain-containing protein 3-like isoform X2, whose translation MWMHLHQKKCQEGISRDSQISATCLVILFICHICVNAQITDAAVPRISKDADTPQDILKASENIDHKCTNMTSVLNPDTGLSMVSHESGYPYPPTVPPSFLSGALTCQPYRGIYVNHIYFQLANAFFLLSHLAPSGIHGVLYLRCTLLIGCAFLALWGWTIVCWFDATMWNGLFVAINFVHVCTLLYRLRPIKFSREVEEVYAAVFQPLRVSRHQFKKVLNCMKAIKPLKYQQVYAQEKSTKVDSLSLVLSGKLVVSQNGRALHIVFPHQFLDSPEWFGVSTDEFFQVSITAMEDSRILLWHRDKLKLSIMTDQFLQAVFDHILGRDVVKKFMQVSETMAAGTHQHHGQNGQVVGLGGVGNLETDADTKLFVVKKSDNHGITALISRQLQGLPRIRYYYCAAGDPNAWRLGRIEETDHETPV comes from the exons ATGTGGATGCATTTACACCAAAAAAAATGCCAAGAAGGCATCAGCAGAGACTCTCAAATCTCTGCAACctgtttagttattttatttatttgtcatatttGTGTTAATGCACAAATAACTGATGCCGCCGTACCCCGTATTTCCAAGGATGCCGATACACCGCAAGACATTCTCAAGGCATCGGAAAATATTGATCATAAATGTACTAACATGACTTCTGTCCTCAATcctg atacAGGTTTGTCGATGGTGAGCCATGAATCTGGGTATCCTTATCCACCAACAGTGCCTCCATCATTTTTAAGCGGAGCTCTCACTTGCCAGCCCTATCGTGGAATTTATGTTAATCACATCTACTTTCAGTTAGCAAAtgccttttttttattgtcgcATTTAGCTCCCAGTGGAATACACGGTGTATTATATTTGAGATGCACATTATTAATTGGTTGCGCATTTCTCGCATTATGGGGATGGACAATAGTTTGCTGGTTTGACGCCACTATGTGGAATGGTCTATTTGTAGCTATTAATTTTGTCCACGTTTGCACATTACTCTATCGTTTAAGAcctattaaattttcaagagAAGTTGAAGAG gttTATGCAGCAGTATTTCAACCGTTAAGAGTTTCAAGgcatcaatttaaaaaagtattaaattgtATGAAAGCCATCAAACCTTTAAAGTATCAACAAGTTTATGCACAAGAAAAATCTACTAAAGTAGATTCTTTATCTTTAGTACTTTCGGGAAa ACTAGTTGTATCACAAAATGGTAGAGCACTTCACATTGTCTTCCCTCATCAATTTCTTGATTCACCTGAATGGTTTGGAGTATCTACTGATGAATTCTTTcag GTATCAATAACGGCAATGGAAGATTCTAGAATATTACTTTGGCATagagataaattaaaattgagtaTAATGAcagatcaatttttacaagCAGTCTTTGATCATATATTAGGTAGAGatgttgtcaaaaaatttatgcaa gtAAGTGAAACAATGGCAGCGGGTACTCACCAACACCATGGGCAAAACGGGCAAGTTGTTGGACTAGGTGGAGTTGGAAATTTAGAAACTGATGCAGATACTAAATTATTTGTCGTTAAAAAGTCAGATAATCACGGAATTACAGCATTAATAAGTCGTCAACTTCaag GTTTACCTAGGATTAGATACTATTATTGTG ctGCTGGAGATCCAAATGCTTGGAGATTGGGAAGAATTGAAGAGACTGATCATGAAACACCTGTCTAA
- the LOC123258519 gene encoding popeye domain-containing protein 3-like isoform X1, whose amino-acid sequence MWMHLHQKKCQEGISRDSQISATCLVILFICHICVNAQITDAAVPRISKDADTPQDILKASENIDHKCTNMTSVLNPDTGLSMVSHESGYPYPPTVPPSFLSGALTCQPYRGIYVNHIYFQLANAFFLLSHLAPSGIHGVLYLRCTLLIGCAFLALWGWTIVCWFDATMWNGLFVAINFVHVCTLLYRLRPIKFSREVEEVYAAVFQPLRVSRHQFKKVLNCMKAIKPLKYQQVYAQEKSTKVDSLSLVLSGKLVVSQNGRALHIVFPHQFLDSPEWFGVSTDEFFQVSITAMEDSRILLWHRDKLKLSIMTDQFLQAVFDHILGRDVVKKFMQVSETMAAGTHQHHGQNGQVVGLGGVGNLETDADTKLFVVKKSDNHGITALISRQLQEERVPLLYTSPDVLNNALHHLNHLHAPYILPLYTKTSTNDNSSQSES is encoded by the exons ATGTGGATGCATTTACACCAAAAAAAATGCCAAGAAGGCATCAGCAGAGACTCTCAAATCTCTGCAACctgtttagttattttatttatttgtcatatttGTGTTAATGCACAAATAACTGATGCCGCCGTACCCCGTATTTCCAAGGATGCCGATACACCGCAAGACATTCTCAAGGCATCGGAAAATATTGATCATAAATGTACTAACATGACTTCTGTCCTCAATcctg atacAGGTTTGTCGATGGTGAGCCATGAATCTGGGTATCCTTATCCACCAACAGTGCCTCCATCATTTTTAAGCGGAGCTCTCACTTGCCAGCCCTATCGTGGAATTTATGTTAATCACATCTACTTTCAGTTAGCAAAtgccttttttttattgtcgcATTTAGCTCCCAGTGGAATACACGGTGTATTATATTTGAGATGCACATTATTAATTGGTTGCGCATTTCTCGCATTATGGGGATGGACAATAGTTTGCTGGTTTGACGCCACTATGTGGAATGGTCTATTTGTAGCTATTAATTTTGTCCACGTTTGCACATTACTCTATCGTTTAAGAcctattaaattttcaagagAAGTTGAAGAG gttTATGCAGCAGTATTTCAACCGTTAAGAGTTTCAAGgcatcaatttaaaaaagtattaaattgtATGAAAGCCATCAAACCTTTAAAGTATCAACAAGTTTATGCACAAGAAAAATCTACTAAAGTAGATTCTTTATCTTTAGTACTTTCGGGAAa ACTAGTTGTATCACAAAATGGTAGAGCACTTCACATTGTCTTCCCTCATCAATTTCTTGATTCACCTGAATGGTTTGGAGTATCTACTGATGAATTCTTTcag GTATCAATAACGGCAATGGAAGATTCTAGAATATTACTTTGGCATagagataaattaaaattgagtaTAATGAcagatcaatttttacaagCAGTCTTTGATCATATATTAGGTAGAGatgttgtcaaaaaatttatgcaa gtAAGTGAAACAATGGCAGCGGGTACTCACCAACACCATGGGCAAAACGGGCAAGTTGTTGGACTAGGTGGAGTTGGAAATTTAGAAACTGATGCAGATACTAAATTATTTGTCGTTAAAAAGTCAGATAATCACGGAATTACAGCATTAATAAGTCGTCAACTTCaag AGGAGAGAGTGCCGCTGCTGTATACGAGCCCCGATGTGTTGAACAACGCACTGCATCACCTAAACCATCTTCACGCGCCTTATATACTTCCCCTTTATACCAAAACATCAACCAATGATAATTCCTCCCAATCAGAATCCTAA
- the LOC123258491 gene encoding eukaryotic translation initiation factor 2D — protein sequence MFLKPIKVKSNNQLKGTERKKLCEDVLSAFPSLTDSQVQNLLPKKEAISFMKVVTHSGEICKLYCVAKIPMFFQLDQSQSTVPLFPTIFSLWQYPNLLYTFKTHNAVIPKLASGAGLMLPGVILDGPPTFYSYGKLLKNTPVAVITEDNMAAVAVGVTSHSSEDMYMSGGRGKCVDIIHVIGDMLCQLGKPPAKPQIDPSFDNEKVDEPADQEPNGELTQVTDDKPESVDNAEQLINSINIEDNKNNSNEIEQENEEPIELIEDVDPIKEMDQLLEYCFLKACKRFKKTELPILSSSFFKNHLIAACPPDQVVDIKKSSYKKLSVFLAAMKAKGVIDTTILKGVESITYVKTEHPLLKELVINESSDGELNKSSNAPVVAECFKVTANVLPVVSKFGYEKGDIMKRPEIRKCFTEYVKKENLQDGKILNINPQLADILRTKENVLTLTMEDGINKFIGRMTHTHEITVAGTKLLHTGKLEPIDITVASRCNNKKVTLVNNLEMFGIKLDEFSKECQGIGASATITDIPGKKTPSVLVQGNQVLYVYKLLTDKYRINKNYIRGLEFAPKKRK from the exons atgtttcTTAAACCAATAAAAGTCAAGTCGAATAATCAACTCAAGGGAACTGAAAG aaaaaaattatgtgaagatGTATTGAGTGCATTTCCATCTTTAACTGATAGCCaagtacaaaatttattaccaaaaaaagAGGCAATAAGTTTTATGAAAGTAGTAACACACAGTGGtgaaatatgtaaattatACTGTGTTGCTAAAATTCCAATGTTCTTTCAACTTGATCAATCTCAATCAACAGTGCCATTATTTCCAACAATATTTTCACTTTGGCAATATCCTAATTTATTGTATACATTTAAAACTCATAATGCTGTTATTCCTAAACTGGCAAGTGGAGCTGGCTTGATGTTACCTGGTGTTATTTTAGATGGACCACCTACATTCTACTCTTatggtaaattattaaaaaatactccGGTAGCAGTAATCACGGAAGACAATATg gCAGCAGTTGCCGTTGGCGTGACATCACATTCCTCAGAAGACATGTACATGTCTGGTGGTCGTGGAAAATGTGTTGATATAATACACGTGATAGGTGACATGTTATGTCAGTTGGGAAAACCACCAGCTAAGCCACAAATAGATCCATCTTTTGATAATGAAAAAGTTGACGAGCCAGCCGATCAAGAACCTAATGGTGAACTCACTCAAGTTACTGATGATAAACCAGAATCTGTTGATAATGCTGAGCAATTGATTAACTCGATAAACATAGaggacaataaaaataatagcaaTGAAATTGagcag GAAAATGAAGAAccaattgaattaattgaagatGTAGACCCCATTAAAGAGATGGATCAATTATTGGAGTACTGTTTTTTAAAAGCATGTAAAAGATTCAAAAAAACTGAATTACCGATACTCAgttcaagtttttttaaaaatcatttgatAGCTGCATGTCCTCCAGATCAAGTTGTTGATATTAAAAAGTccagttataaaaaattgtcggTATTTCTAGCAGCTATGAAAGCTAAAGGAGTTATTGATACGACAATTCTCAAAGGAGTTGAAAGTATTACATATGTTAAG ACTGAACATCCATTATTGAAAGAATTGGTCATTAATGAATCATCAGATggtgaattaaataaatcttccAATGCTCCAGTTGTCGCCGAGTGTTTTAAAGTAACTGCTAATGTTCTTCCAGTAGTTTCTAAATTTGGATACGA gaAAGGTGATATAATGAAACGTCCAGAGATTCGAAAATGCTTCACTGAATacgttaaaaaagaaaatctcCAGGATGGAAA gatattaaatataaatcctCAACTCGCGGATATTTTGCGTACAAAAGAAAATGTGTTGACATTAACGATGGAAGacggaataaataaatttatcggaCGAATGACACACACGCACGAAATAACTGTTGCCGGTACAAAGTTACTGCACACAGGAAAGTTAGAGCCTATAGATATTACCGTAGCTTCAcgatgtaataataaaaag gtaACTCTCgtcaataatttagaaatgttTGGGATAAAACTTGATGAGTTTAGTAAAGAATGTCAAGGAATTGGCGCCAGCGCAACGATAACCGATATACCTGGTAAAAAAACTCCCAGCGTACTTGTACAAGGAAACCAAGTTctttatgtatataaattattaactg ataaatatcgaataaataaaaattacattcgtGGCTTGGAATTTGCTCCGAAGaaacgtaaataa
- the LOC123258536 gene encoding uncharacterized protein LOC123258536: MDCSDLTSPHLLSDCKLREILKDKCIVIKDIGSMDKLKLLEVFKRIALPMPQRKYNDQRSLGKKLCELRVTKNIKISDIEQSRETLDKSFESVKTNYSNTSDKNGILKSPINKLKCEQNNIRLSNDIHQVSNDQKRKSNTSSDHSPPKRQKILWP; encoded by the exons atggATTGCTCCGACTTAACATCTCCCCATTTGTTATCTGACTGTAAATTACGCGAGATACTGAAAGAT aAATGTATTGTAATAAAAGACATTGGATCTATGGACAAACTAAAACTACTCGAGGTTTTTAAGCGGATTGCTTTGCCGATGCCGCAACGAAAATACAACGACCAGAGATCCTTGGGTAAAAAATTGTGCGAACTAAGAGTGactaaaaacataaaaatttctgaTATTGAACAGTCaag AGAGACACTTGATAAATCATTTGAGAGTGTCAAAACAAATTATTCAAACACGAGTGATAAAAATGGTATTTTAAAATCacctattaataaattaaaatgtgaACAGAATAATATAAGGCTGTCTAATGATATTCATCAAGTTTCAAATGATCAGAAAAGAAAGAGTAAT aCGTCTTCCGATCATTCTCCACCAAAACGCCAGAAAATTTTATGgccataa
- the LOC123258478 gene encoding E3 UFM1-protein ligase 1 homolog: MSSGDWDEVKRLAADFQKAQLSSTLLKLSERNCVEIITKLIETNLLSVLFTADGKEYITPQHLEKEIRDELYMSGGRIDLVKLTKILNVDFTQVSKIATEIEKHGKGVRILLGQLIDQSYVTKIVTEINDKLNQVGHINIAELTVHYDLPADFLQSLTEKALGKSIQGQQDKQDPKFFYTDNFIARNKCKIRGALTAITIPTPLSAIIGQSNVPERIFFSIFDDLQNTGQAPGVITNKQISSGVYVPTIYSKTQSEWVYNFYKQNGYLEYDALTRLGINDGKSYIKRHFPQNTPILLDSVAVGPAIIDQIDANIEEVIATSSFVDIYPLMPSVFSPEDIEILLKDAQKRLKKNFHIFVTTVIVSEAFLHNLNNKLESIAELRAKEAVNSGKWLQYVAESKIKANKNNDNKFESSNKKDDRRKKAASGKAGGGAQGRETKTKSTKKKYHQGKNNDNDYDSDDNKPKVSDKFELILFSAQDLKIELNKYENLSDIEELVDELTNYFLVKLNKLSFKLAEQFAQATKTTNFSDVEDKLNMLITNIRIFEKGIKLIGNKDTVNSLTKYLIKTLGIDFINELLKLAAVQNVLQCPTNLTTESRQKMILELPDDIKTDLENVNKAVAKGSIEDLLSSADSAMAACCLVLKKFDKKREKAVILGHRQALLEELKQTEDPALALHLTTSILFTAATQSALHMSGRHVSSVLSFLQAFLIPETCTLLMGYHDHVLELLSSNDAIAKEETRKLLENDLEKLKDIAYNFKDQIKNSEKNE, translated from the exons atgagttCGGGTGATTGGGATGAAGTGAAACGTTTAGCCGCTGACTTTCAAAAGGCTCAACTCAGTTCAACATTACTAAA gttATCTGAAAGAAATTGTgttgaaataataacaaaattaatagaaacaaattTATTGAGTGTTTTATTTACAGCTGATGGAAAAGAATACATAACACCACAACACCTTGAAAAAGAAATAAGAGATGAATTGTATATGAGCGGTGGTAGAATAGATTTAGTTAAATtaacgaaaatattaaatgttgaCTTTACTCAAGTATCGAAAATAGCCACTGAAATAGAAAAGCATGGCAAAGGAGTGAGAATACTACTGGGTCAGCTGATAGATCAAAGTTATGTCACTAAAATAGTCACGgaaataaatgataaactaAACCAAGTTGGTCACATAAATATTGCTGAATTGACGGTTCATTATGATTTACCTGCTGATTTTTTACAATCACTTACTGAGAAAGCGCTGGGTAAATCCATTCAAGGACAGCAGGATAAGCAGGAcccgaaatttttttatactgacaATTTTATTGCAcgaaataaatgtaaaattcgCGGAGCGCTTACTGCTATTACAATTCCTACACCACTGTCTGCTATTATTGGTCAATCCAATGTTCctgagagaatttttttct ctatttttgatgatttacAAAATACAGGACAAGCACCTGGTGTAATTACTAACAAACAAATAAGTAGCGGAGTTTATGTACCAACAATTTATTCTAAAACACAATCAGAATGggtttacaatttttacaaacaAAATGGCTATTTAG AGTATGATGCGCTCACTCGCCTGGGAATAAATGACGGAAAAAGTTACATAAAACGTCACTTTCCACAAAACACACCGATACTATTGGACAGCGTTGCTGTGGGTCCAGCAATAATTGATCAAATAGATGCCAATATTGAAGAAGTTATTGCTACAAGTTCATTCGTTGATATTTATCCTCTTATGCCATCAGTTTTTTCACCCGAGGATATTGAGATACTATTGAAAGACGCGCAGAaacgtttgaaaaaaaattttcatatttttgtcACTACTGTCATTGTTTCAGAGGcctttttacataatttaaataataaactcgAATCAATTGCCGAATTAAGAGCCAAAGAGGCTGTCAACAGCGGCAAGTGGCTCCAATACGTTGCTGAGAGTAAGATAaaagctaataaaaataatgacaacaaGTTTGAGAgtagtaataaaaaagatgACCGGAGAAAGAAGGCTGCCAGTGGTAAAGCTGGAGGTGGAGCTCAAGGACGAGAGACTAAAACTAAAtcgactaaaaaaaaatatcatcagggaaaaaataatgacaatgaTTATGATAGTGACGATAATAAACCCAAAGTTTCTGATAAATttgaattgatattattttcagCGCAAGATTTGAAAATAGAACTTAATAAATACGAAAATTTATCTGATATTGAAGAACTTGTTGATGAATTGACTAATTATTTCCttgtaaaattgaataaattatcatttaaattagcTGAGCAATTTGCGCAAGCTACCAAAACAACAAACTTCAGCGATGTtgaagataaattaaacatgtTGATTACAAACATCCGTATATTTGAGAAAGGGATTAAATTAATAGGAAACAAAGATACTGTTAATTCgttgacaaaatatttaatcaaaacaCTGggtattgattttataaatgagTTACTAAAGTTAGCAGCTGTACAAAATGTTTTACAGTGTCCGACTAATTTAACGACAGAGTCACGACAAAAGATGATTCTTGAATTACCTGACGATATTAAAACTGAtcttgaaaatgttaataaagcGGTCGCAAAAGGATCCATTGAAGATTTGTTAAGTTCTGCTGATTCGGCGATGGCTGCCTGTTGCTTAGTACTGaagaaatttgataaaaaacgtGAAAAAGCTGTTATACTTGGTCACAGACAAGCTCTTCTAGAGGAATTAAAACAAACAGAAGATCCTGCTCTGGCTCTTCACTTGACAAccagtattttatttactgcTGCTACTCAGTCTGCTCTTCACATGTCTGGTAGACACGTTTCTTCTGTTTTATCTTTTCTTCAAGCATTTTTAATTCCTGAAACTTGTACTTTACTCATGGGATATCacg atCACGTATTGGAATTACTGAGCTCCAATGATGCAATAGCAAAAGAAGAAACACggaaattattagaaaatgacttggagaaattaaaagacatcgcgtataattttaaagatcaaattaaaaactccgaaaaaaatgaatga